The following are from one region of the Bactrocera oleae isolate idBacOlea1 chromosome 6, idBacOlea1, whole genome shotgun sequence genome:
- the LOC138857913 gene encoding tyramine/octopamine receptor-like — MPPTQILLNISNGMYSYPKNYGLNKNAETSLTNVSNAIDSHLSTTVTTTTFVSATTINGSQLETIDGCSSTLDTEKFYWGHFGIQLAVPEWEAILTTIVLSIIIVLTVIGNVLVILSVFTYKPLRIVQNFFIVSLAVADLTVALLVLPFNVAYSILGRWEFGIHVCKMWLTCDVLCCTSSILNLCAIALDRYWAITDPINYAQKRTVGRVLLLIAGVWILSLVISSPPLVGWNDWPDEFTSATSCELTSNRGYVIYSSLGSFFIPLAVMTIVYIEIYIATRRRLRERAKASKINTIAMKSGDKVTSAVNNASARRDAVGSFCLAIFSCGKSSEQSTSPVAIQNDQDSVSSETNVNNEIRGADNNQETEQRTVVVAQRKKTRRAKIKDSIKQGKMRFKKQQQQPKNDDERNDDKKNACVDIAGTEELLLMVAESKEFENCGNSSTSMPKFASECTKPIDLHNDDYTSLKITPPQSSTGATSTVAMPLQKKPAGVYQFIEEKQKISLSKERRAARTLGIIMGVFVICWLPFFLMYVILPFCDYCCPTNKLKNFITWLGYINSGLNPVIYTIFNLDYRRAFKRLLGFN, encoded by the coding sequence ATGCCACCAACTCaaatattgctaaatatttcGAATGGCATGTATTCGTATCCAAAGAATTATGGCTTAAACAAAAATGCGGAAACTTCATTAACGAATGTTTCGAACGCGATAGATTCACACTTAAGCACCACTGTAACAACTACCACCTTCGTAAGTGCCACAACAATTAACGGCAGCCAATTGGAAACGATCGATGGATGTAGCAGCACTCTAGACACTGAAAAATTCTACTGGGGCCACTTTGGGATACAGCTGGCAGTACCTGAATGGGAAGCTATCCTTACTACCATAGTGCTCTCCATTATAATAGTTTTAACTGTAATTGGGAATGTACTAGTCATTTTAAGTGTATTCACCTACAAGCCCCTACGAATAGTACAAAACTTCTTTATTGTTTCCCTGGCTGTAGCCGATCTTACGGTCGCATTACTTGTATTACCATTCAACGTAGCGTATTCAATACTTGGCCGTTGGGAATTTGGTATACATGTTTGTAAGATGTGGTTAACTTGTGATGTTTTGTGTTGTACATCGTCAATACTCAATTTGTGCGCAATTGCACTTGATCGCTACTGGGCCATAACGGATCCCATTAATTATGCCCAGAAGCGTACAGTAGGTCGTGTTCTGCTGTTAATAGCCGGTGTTTGGATTCTATCATTAGTAATAAGTTCACCGCCACTAGTAGGCTGGAATGACTGGCCAGATGAATTTACAAGTGCCACATCGTGTGAATTAACATCTAATCGAGGATATGTGATATACTCTTCATTGGGATCTTTTTTCATCCCCTTAGCAGTAATGACTATCGTATACATCGAAATCTATATTGCAACTAGACGACGACTGCGTGAACGAGCCAAAGCTTCGAAAATAAATACTATTGCAATGAAGAGTGGTGATAAGGTCACATCTGCCGTGAATAATGCAAGTGCCAGACGAGATGCTGTAGGCTCTTTTTGTTTGGCAATATTTAGTTGCGGCAAATCCTCTGAGCAGTCAACATCGCCAGTTGCGATACAAAATGATCAGGACTCTGTTAGCAGTGAGACGAATGTCAATAACGAAATACGGGGTGCGGATAATAACCAAGAAACAGAGCAACGTACAGTTGTTGTGGCACAACGAAAAAAAACTCGACGTGCAAAAATTAAGGATTCTATTAAACAGGGAAAAATGCGAtttaaaaaacaacagcaacaaccaaaAAACGATGATGAACGCAACGACGACAAAAAGAATGCTTGTGTCGACATAGCTGGTACAGAAGAATTACTGCTCATGGTCGCCGAAAGTAAAGAGTTCGAAAATTGTGGAAACAGTTCAACAAGCATGCCGAAATTCGCCTCCGAATGCACAAAACCAATCGATTTACACAATGATGACTACACTTCGTTGAAAATTACGCCACCACAATCTTCAACAGGTGCCACATCCACCGTGGCAATGCCGTTACAGAAAAAACCCGCAGGCGTATATCAATTTATTGAGGAAAAACAGAAGATATCACTGTCGAAGGAAAGACGTGCTGCACGCACGTTGGGCATTATTATGGGTGTGTTTGTTATTTGTTGGCTACCTTTTTTCCTGATGTACGTCATCCTGCCTTTCTGCGATTATTGCTGcccaacaaacaaattaaagaatttcattACATGGTTGGGCTATATAAATTCCGGACTAAATCCAGTTATTTACACAATATTTAATTTGGACTATAGGCGAGCGTTTAAAAGACTTCTCgggtttaattaa
- the LOC118680583 gene encoding tyramine/octopamine receptor-like, with protein sequence MPPTQILLNISNGMYSYPKNYGLNKNAETSLTNVSNAIDSHLSTTVTTTTFVSATTINGSQLETIDGCSSTLDTEKFYWGHFGIQLAVPEWEAILTTIVLSIIIVLTVIGNVLVILSVFTYKPLRIVQNFFIVSLAVADLTVALLVLPFNVAYSILGRWEFGIHVCKMWLTCDVLCCTSSILNLCAIALDRYWAITDPINYAQKRTVGRVLLLIAGVWILSLVISSPPLVGWNDWPDEFTSATSCELTSNRGYVIYSSLGSFFIPLAVMTIVYIEIYIATRRRLRERAKASKINTIAMKSGDKVTSAVNNASARRDAVGSFCLAILQCGKSSEQSTSPVAIQNDQDSVSSETNVNNEIRGADNNQETEQRTVVVAQRKKTRRAKIKNSIKQGKMRFKKQQQQPKNDDERNDIAGTEELLLMVAESKEFENCGNSLTSMPKFASECTKPIDLHNDDYTSLKITPPQSSTGATSTVAMPLQKKPAGVYQFIEEKQKISLSKERRAARTLGIIMGVFVICFLPFFLMYVILPFCDYCCPTNKLKNFITWLGYINSGLNPVIYTIFNLDYRRAFKRLLGFN encoded by the exons ATGCCACCAACTCaaatattgctaaatatttcGAATGGCATGTATTCGTATCCAAAGAATTATGGCTTAAACAAAAATGCGGAAACTTCATTAACGAATGTTTCGAACGCGATAGATTCACACTTAAGCACCACTGTAACAACTACCACCTTCGTAAGTGCCACAACAATTAACGGCAGCCAATTGGAAACGATCGATGGATGTAGCAGCACTCTAGACACTGAAAAATTCTACTGGGGCCACTTTGGGATACAGCTGGCAGTACCTGAATGGGAAGCTATCCTTACTACCATAGTGCTCTCCATTATAATAGTTTTAACTGTAATTGGGAATGTACTAGTCATTTTAAGTGTATTCACCTACAAGCCCCTACGAATAGTACAAAACTTCTTTATTGTTTCCCTGGCTGTAGCCGATCTTACGGTCGCATTACTTGTATTACCATTCAACGTAGCGTATTCAATACTTGGCCGTTGGGAATTTGGTATACATGTTTGTAAGATGTGGTTAACTTGTGATGTTTTGTGTTGTACATCGTCAATACTCAATTTGTGCGCAATTGCACTTGATCGCTACTGGGCCATAACGGATCCCATTAATTATGCCCAGAAGCGTACAGTAGGTCGTGTTCTGCTGTTAATAGCCGGTGTTTGGATTCTATCATTAGTAATAAGTTCACCGCCACTAGTAGGCTGGAATGACTGGCCAGATGAATTTACAAGTGCCACATCGTGTGAATTAACATCTAATCGAGGATATGTGATATACTCTTCATTGGGATCTTTTTTCATCCCCTTAGCAGTAATGACTATCGTATACATCGAAATCTATATTGCAACTAGACGAAGACTGCGTGAACGAGCCAAAGCTTCGAAAATAAATACTATTGCAATGAAGAGTGGTGATAAGGTCACATCTGCCGTGAATAATGCAAGTGCCAGACGAGATGCTGTAGGCTCGTTTTGTTTGGCAATAT tacaatgcggCAAATCCTCTGAGCAGTCAACATCGCCAGTTGCGATACAAAATGATCAGGACTCTGTTAGCAGTGAGACGAATGTCAATAACGAAATACGGGGTGCGGATAATAACCAAGAAACAGAGCAACGTACAGTTGTTGTGGCACAACGAAAAAAAACTCGACGTGCAAAAATTAAGAATTCTATTAAACAGGGAAAAATGCGAtttaaaaaacaacagcaacaaccaaaAAACGATGATGAACGCAACGACATAGCTGGTACAGAAGAATTACTGCTCATGGTCGCCGAAAGTAAAGAGTTCGAAAATTGTGGAAACAGTTTAACAAGCATGCCGAAATTCGCCTCCGAATGCACAAAACCAATCGATTTACACAATGATGACTACACTTCGTTGAAAATAACGCCACCACAATCTTCAACAGGTGCCACATCCACCGTGGCAATGCCGTTACAGAAAAAACCCGCAGGCGTATATCAATTTATTGAGGAAAAACAGAAGATATCACTGTCGAAGGAAAGACGAGCTGCACGCACGTTGGGCATTATTATGGGtgtgtttgttatttgttttctaCCTTTTTTCCTGATGTACGTCATCCTGCCTTTCTGCGATTATTGCTGcccaacaaacaaattaaagaatttcattACATGGTTGGGCTATATAAATTCCGGACTAAATCCAGTTATTTACACAATATTTAATTTGGACTATAGGCGAGCGTTTAAAAGACTTCTCgggtttaattaa